The sequence below is a genomic window from Lolium perenne isolate Kyuss_39 chromosome 4, Kyuss_2.0, whole genome shotgun sequence.
TCAAAACGTGGTGCCTTTAACCTAAGTTTTTCTGCCTGGTCGGACAAGTTGTAGTGCAGGTAATTGCGAAGAAGCAGGTTAAGAAGTGTTTCCTGCCATGGAAACCAAAAGTCAACCACATGACTTGACAATATTTAAGTTACAAGTCTGAAATTGAAGACTAGTGTCTCAGAACAACCTGGCCAAGCTCATCACGGTGCAAAGTTGCCATGCTGTGCAACCCCAGGAGAGTTATGCAGAGCACCAATTGTATGAGGCACATGAAAGCAGGATCAAACAGGAAAAGGAGCTTACTGGTTACTCAGAGACACAAGAGCATACTGTTGGAATAACTCACCCACGAATTTCAGCAAGGCTGTTGGTGAGTTCATGTGCATATGAGTAATACGAGTATAGCCTAGAAGCCAAAACATCAACAGTCCTCCTATTGAGATTCTTCAGACGAGCAATGCTAGCGTTGGCACATGCTTTAGCCTGGAGAGAAAATCAAATTGGTAtgcttcacaaatgatgatgaagtGGAGGAAATTCCATGACATACCTCATCGTACTTCTTGTGATCAATAAGGAAAATCAACACAAGCAAGTAGCAGTATATTTCAATCTCTGGgagaccatgcttgattgaaactTGAGCTACTGGAGCCGCAGTATCAACATCCATCTCAGTTCCATCTTCCTAAAAATGGTAATATTAAGATGAAATGTCAAAAATCTCTGAGCAAGAGAAGCCTCCAGTTTCAATTTTTTAATGTGTGCAGAATGAAACTGGAAGAAGTTTAAACCTCTATGCACCAATTTCAAACTACGAATTTGCGGAATACCAATTAAGCATCAGAACAGAAGGAACCAGGTTCGTCGTGGACTTCAATAGTGAAAACTCAGATGCTTGTACCGCATAATCATACGGCGACAGCTGCTTTACAACGATTATCTAGATTATGGTTTTCCATTCGCTTCTAAAAAGCCAATCAATCCAGAATGATCTGCCATGCGATTTGACAGCCAAGACACATTCAGACAAACAAATATAGCATGCGACGCCCAAATCCTTTGTGTTCCATCAGATTCAGGCATAATTGCTGGTTTACCCTCGAGAATTAGGAGCGCACTGAAGTTGGGTGCTGAAAATACCTTGGGCAGGAGCGGGGAGAGGTGGGCGAAGGCATCGGAGGAAGAGGGCAGCGCGAAGGCGAGGAAGGCCGCGACGTCGCGgggggcgaggcggcggcggagggcgacGGTGAGGCGGACGGCGCGGGAGATCCGGCGCACCTCCTTGGTCAGCGACCCGGCCTCGATCACCGACGCGATCTCCTTCAGATCTGCACGCACCGCCAGGAATACATGCGTTAGCTACCTCCCGTCCAGCGCCCACGGCGCCGGAAGCTGATCTAGGGTTTTGGGGGAGGGGCACTGGGAGACGAGAGGCTACTCACGTTGCAAGGTAGAGAGAGCGGGGACGTCGGCGATCGCAGAGATAACGACGGGCGCGGGAGCCACGGAGTCGTTCATCTCGACGTCCACCGGCATGGCGGCGTCGGCGTCGCGAGGGGGGACGGGAGCGAGGAGTGTGAAGGCAGGTAGCGAGCGTTCGTGCGGTGAGGTGAGAGAATGGGTAAGGCTGTTGACTTTTCTCAACAGACTTGACCCGTCCATCCATACAACAAAGGCGGATTAAAAACTGCCGCTAATCCTCCTAACTTTTGCGGCACTTTTTAGATTCTACCGTTAATCATCGAAAAATTAGCGGCACATTCAGTTCTGCCTGTGCTTCTCCAGCATTGGCGGCACTTTTTTCTAACAGCCGGTAATTAAATGATCATCAGTGGCACTATTGAGAATAAATGCCGCCTAAACCTATCATTAACGGCACGTTATAAAAGTGCCTGCATCAAAGTGCCGCAAATTGCCGTACGTGACGTAGTGAGAGTTCAAGAGTATCTTCTCCTTCCTGTGATCTTGCAAATATCTTGTATAGGTCTGGTCAATGTTGTGCTTGAAATATGGAACGGTAACCTACCAGAGGCGTTAGCTAGACAACTTATGTTCAAGAGTATTATTTTTCGTATGCCATTATTTGTTTGAATACCTTTCTCGGTTTCTCTGCTGTGTACAAATGCTATGGATATAATGCATATTAAACATCACTTCTTCCGTGCAATGCCCTTCTGTGTTGTCGTCTACAAATCAGTTTCTCTAAAGATA
It includes:
- the LOC127295473 gene encoding probable 26S proteasome non-ATPase regulatory subunit 3 isoform X2; the encoded protein is MPVDVEMNDSVAPAPVVISAIADVPALSTLQHLKEIASVIEAGSLTKEVRRISRAVRLTVALRRRLAPRDVAAFLAFALPSSSDAFAHLSPLLPKEDGTEMDVDTAAPVAQVSIKHGLPEIEIYCYLLVLIFLIDHKKYDEAKACANASIARLKNLNRRTVDVLASRLYSYYSYAHELTNSLAEIRGMATLHRDELGQETLLNLLLRNYLHYNLSDQAEKLRLKAPRFEAHSNQQFCRYLVYLGKIRTIWLEYKSLAPTTN
- the LOC127295473 gene encoding probable 26S proteasome non-ATPase regulatory subunit 3 isoform X1; this translates as MPVDVEMNDSVAPAPVVISAIADVPALSTLQHLKEIASVIEAGSLTKEVRRISRAVRLTVALRRRLAPRDVAAFLAFALPSSSDAFAHLSPLLPKEDGTEMDVDTAAPVAQVSIKHGLPEIEIYCYLLVLIFLIDHKKYDEAKACANASIARLKNLNRRTVDVLASRLYSYYSYAHELTNSLAEIRGMATLHRDELGQETLLNLLLRNYLHYNLSDQAEKLRLKAPRFEAHSNQQVCTSKMNLTDEVWKINSPDRIKSVLLIEKFYQQGLED